The Humulus lupulus chromosome 4, drHumLupu1.1, whole genome shotgun sequence genome has a window encoding:
- the LOC133829807 gene encoding putative disease resistance protein RGA3 produces MAAGNLSLVAKRILNLLDPERNIRETASRWGGHHNLLRGLANIVSELAPVLLDAEKKSQRDRCIRKWVMDLEDVLYDADNLLNEISTEAMRRKLMTEKSGIVTQVRSDFFPPASVVKMTKKMRSYYQKIKEVERILDEIGARRKDFDLENLSEAEVDMETNEDSLNQIRSFIDEGVLISSHDKIEIVVSLLDSKHKGNLVILPVFGKAGLGKTTFAEDVFNDEMVEDHFDFQILLSASQKFDDQHILRLILVHRTGRTDDDLWRDPQSQKELLRNSLLSDDRRSPMRILIVLDDLQSEDLKKWDSLTEVFEFCAKGSKILVTTRSPRVAQLLLVRPYPSSDLNQEQLCILFEKIVFDQEEESWTRDRSLWIRIRNKMVKRCGGHPPDIMTIGSKLRSRTGEQWQLSKLGEDYLYNPFPFTSYAKEIAEVPRLLKLCYDDLPSPLKHCFAYCSLFPKGEEIDVQTLIRLWMAQGFIVIAKESDKKSLEDVGYQYVLNLIDRYFLQEVERDANQVTKCKVDYLMYDLAISVTGDQCRILDSAATLQKNSKTFHVRFNFDLNSTEDVATFDREKMRTIVLSGQSRRVYKGIAVDTIFDKITSKFRFLLALDMHASGLDIVPNTISKLKLLKYLDISENEDLTILPNSISELINLQTLILSKCYKLEKLPTDFGNLVNLRHLEIDGCNNLAYLPLGIKQLKLKELSQLVVSVDSSQTLVRSSELIRQFGIRNLRLKNMRHKETVVNYLKEVPSRIQSLSLEWKVGKQNSVHEQPPLSLDKNLPSDLKELSINGFGGVTVCCPDFHLCDKLVKLSLSRCTNCKNLQAVNQISGLKVLVLEDLTNLEYMLVGDSSSSSANLFSSLEKLWLSKLPKLLGWWINEISHVWPSFDRLSKLVIEDCPNLSSIPLCPNLAEGLVLDRTKWKLFESRKNLSRAAAHEGTSLPASSLPYRPHSFTYLESMSISGIEDLDADKIQWRTMKKLRFLRFNCIPGMKELPSQLHDASSLVELQVWRCPIKAIPGSIINFKKLEKLVIGICPLLQELPAQFSRVQIRTLEIKGCNTLLRRLEVGKGADWNKIKLIPEIKLGPISGR; encoded by the coding sequence ATGGCGGCAGGAAATCTCTCCCTTGTTGCCAAAAGGATCCTCAATTTGTTGGATCCTGAACGAAATATACGAGAGACTGCGTCTCGCTGGGGTGGACACCACAACCTTCTTCGAGGACTTGCGAATATCGTTTCAGAGCTTGCTCCCGTGCTTCTGGATGCGGAGAAGAAGAGTCAGCGTGACCGCTGTATCAGAAAGTGGGTGATGGATCTTGAAGATGTTCTCTATGATGCTGATAACCTCTTGAATGAGATCTCCACAGAAGCCATGCGGCGAAAACTGATGACCGAGAAGAGCGGAATTGTCACACAGGTACGCAGTGATTTCTTCCCACCTGCATCCGTGGTTAAGATGACGAAGAAGATGCGTAGTTATTATCAGAAAATAAAAGAAGTTGAGAGGATACTAGATGAAATTGGAGCTCGGAGAAAAGATTTTGATTTGGAAAATCTTAGTGAAGCAGAAGTTGACATGGAAACAAACGAAGATTCACTGAACCAGATACGCTCATTCATAGACGAAGGAGTTCTCATAAGTAGCCACGATAAAATTGAAATCGTTGTTAGTTTGTTGGATTCGAAACACAAAGGGAACTTGGTGATTCTTCCTGTATTTGGCAAAGCGGGATTAGGAAAAACTACTTTTGCTGAAGACGTGTTCAATGATGAGATGGTAGAAGATCATTTTGACTTTCAAATTTTGTTATCAGCCTCTCAGAAATTTGATGATCAACATATTCTGAGACTGATACTTGTCCATAGAACTGGTAGAACCGATGATGATCTTTGGAGAGACCCACAGTCACAAAAGGAACTCCTTCGAAATTCATTATTATCAGATGACAGACGGTCACCAATGCGAATCCTCATTGTATTAGATGACCTGCAGAGCGAAGACCTTAAAAAATGGGATTCTCTAACAGAAGTTTTTGAATTTTGTGCAAAGGGAAGTAAAATTCTTGTGACTACCCGATCTCCAAGGGTCGCACAGTTACTCCTCGTCAGACCTTATCCGTCAAGCGATCTAAACCAAGAGCAGTTGTGTATTTTATTTGAAAAGATTGTTTTTGATCAAGAGGAAGAATCCTGGACCAGAGATCGATCTTTGTGGATACGCATCAGAAATAAGATGGTGAAGAGGTGTGGTGGACATCCTCCTGACATAATGACAATTGGAAGCAAGTTACGATCTAGAACAGGTGAACAGTGGCAACTTTCCAAATTAGGGGAGGACTACTTGTATAATCCATTTCCTTTTACAAGTTACGCAAAAGAGATTGCTGAGGTTCCACGATTACTGAAGTTGTGTTATGACGATCTCCCTTCTCCTTTAAAACACTGTTTCGCTTATTGTAGCTTATTTCCGAAAGGCGAGGAGATTGATGTCCAGACGCTAATAAGACTGTGGATGGCGCAAGGCTTCATTGTTATTGCTAAGGAATCAGATAAGAAGTCTCTGGAGGATGTTGGATATCAGTATGTTCTGAATTTAATTGACAGATACTTCTTGCAAGAAGTGGAAAGAGATGCAAATCAGGTGACAAAGTGCAAGGTGGATTATTTGATGTATGATCTCGCAATTTCTGTAACAGGTGACCAGTGCAGAATATTAGATTCAGCAGCCACTCTTCAGAAAAATAGTAAAACTTTTCATGTGCGTTTCAATTTTGACCTAAACTCAACAGAAGATGTAGCAACGTTTGATAGAGAAAAGATGAGGACGATTGTTTTGTCGGGTCAGTCAAGGCGAGTCTATAAAGGGATAGCTGTTGACACAATTTTTGACAAAATAACTTCCAAATTTAGATTTTTGCTGGCACTAGATATGCATGCTTCAGGACTTGACATAGTGCCGAATACTATTAGCAAGTTGAAACTTTTAAAGTATCTTGATATTTCGGAGAATGAGGACCTAACAATCCTGCCTAATTCCATCTCGGAGCTGATCAATTTGCAAACGTTGATACTCTCTAAATGTTATAAACTGGAAAAGTTGCCGACAGACTTTGGTAATCTGGTCAATCTACGACACTTAGAGATCGATGGATGCAACAATTTGGCTTATCTTCCGCTAGGAATCAAACAACTCAAACTTAAGGAGCTATCACAGCTTGTAGTAAGTGTAGACTCCTCTCAGACACTTGTACGTTCGAGCGAGCTCATACGACAGTTCGGAATCAGAAATTTGAGACTTAAAAACATGAGACATAAAGAAACAGTGGTCAACTATTTGAAGGAGGTACCATCTCGAATTCAATCCTTGTCATTAGAATGGAAAGTTGGCAAACAGAATTCCGTCCACGAACAACCACCACTGTCTCTTGACAAAAATCTCCCTTCAGATCTTAAAGAATTGTCTATTAACGGATTCGGGGGTGTTACAGTGTGTTGTCCTGACTTTCATTTGTGTGACAAGCTAGTGAAACTTTCATTGAGCAGATGCACAAATTGCAAAAATCTACAGGCTGTTAATCAGATATCTGGTCTCAAGGTGTTGGTACTGGAAGATCTTACCAACCTAGAATACATGTTGGTCGGtgattcatcatcatcatcagcaAATCTCTTTTCAAGCCTAGAAAAACTCTGGCTCTCAAAACTGCCTAAGCTACTGGGATGGTGGATAAACGAAATCAGTCATGTGTGGCCTTCATTCGATCGTCTTTCGAAACTTGTTATTGAAGATTGCCCCAACTTGTCTTCCATTCCATTATGTCCAAATCTAGCAGAAGGTCTAGTTCTGGACCGGACTAAATGGAAGTTGTTTGAGTCACGCAAGAACCTATCAAGAGCAGCAGCCCATGAAGGAACATCATTGCCAGCCTCCTCATTACCTTATCGTCCCCATTCTTTCACCTATTTGGAGAGTATGAGCATTTCTGGCATTGAAGACCTCGACGCTGATAAAATCCAGTGGAGGACCATGAAAAAACTACGGTTCTTGAGATTTAATTGTATTCCGGGAATGAAAGAGCTTCCTTCCCAACTTCATGATGCTTCCAGCTTGGTAGAACTGCAGGTTTGGCGCTGTCCTATCAAAGCAATCCCAGGAAGCATCATAAATTTCAAAAAGCTTGAGAAACTTGTGATTGGCATATGCCCCCTTTTGCAAGAATTACCTGCTCAATTTAGTAGAGTTCAAATTCGGACACTGGAGATTAAGGGCTGCAACACGTTACTAAGGAGATTGGAAGTGGGCAAAGGTGCAGATTggaataaaattaaattaatcccGGAAATAAAGTTGGGTCCGATTTCAGGGAGATGA